One window of Corynebacterium accolens genomic DNA carries:
- a CDS encoding FadD32-like long-chain-fatty-acid--AMP ligase has translation MDIQQLMGKFFDAEGNIALPAELTLAGLAETLYQAETDTSQVVIRQWLYDEGDTSRELNRQEINTRIKVVAARLQQVAEPGTRVAILAGNSPEYLFGFLGAMYAGMTPIPLYDPNEPGHADHLKAVFADCEPTVVLTNRVSAAAVRTYFSTERERPRVISINALPDSLAASWKPVAGEGVESTAFLQYTSGSTRTPAGVELSNRAILVNVLQIFRAINMQFPPRVVSWLPMHHDMGIILALFTTILGIELDLMTPRDFIQHPNRWVERISRQPGDEKKTYTAVPNFALELAARYGKDADFSNVDGILIGSEPVTEPAVQKFLDTFSVERSVLRPSYGLAEATLIVSTAQGDKRPIISHFNREKLADGKAVIEEKSAATVAFASNGQGVSFQHLAIVDPETKAEVPEGTIGEIWVHGQNMATGYLNRPEETAATFRNTLGERIQDGLPEDDWWMATGDLATIIEGELYITGRLKDLIVVAGRNHYPQDIEGTVQDASAHVRPDSVAAFAVEGENSESLVLLVERADDADPSGDAAAGEAIRTAVTKNHGITPSDIVWKAPGEIKRTSSHKIARRVAKKDYQA, from the coding sequence ATGGATATACAGCAACTCATGGGGAAGTTCTTTGATGCCGAGGGCAATATCGCCCTCCCCGCAGAACTCACCTTGGCGGGCCTGGCAGAGACCCTCTACCAGGCAGAAACGGATACCTCGCAGGTAGTAATCCGCCAGTGGCTCTACGATGAGGGAGACACCTCCCGCGAGCTCAACCGTCAAGAGATCAATACCCGGATCAAAGTGGTGGCAGCGCGCCTGCAACAGGTCGCAGAACCCGGTACCCGCGTGGCCATCCTGGCGGGCAACTCCCCCGAGTACCTCTTTGGTTTCTTGGGCGCGATGTACGCGGGAATGACCCCGATTCCGCTCTATGATCCGAATGAGCCAGGCCACGCGGATCACCTCAAGGCGGTCTTTGCTGACTGCGAACCCACCGTTGTGTTGACCAACCGCGTATCGGCCGCAGCGGTGCGCACCTATTTCTCCACCGAGCGGGAGCGCCCGCGCGTCATCTCCATCAATGCGCTGCCAGATTCCTTGGCGGCGTCGTGGAAGCCGGTTGCCGGCGAGGGCGTGGAATCCACCGCCTTCTTGCAGTACACCTCCGGCTCAACGCGCACCCCTGCCGGCGTGGAGCTGAGCAACCGCGCGATCCTGGTCAATGTGCTGCAGATCTTCCGCGCGATCAACATGCAGTTTCCGCCGCGCGTGGTCTCGTGGCTGCCGATGCACCACGATATGGGCATCATCTTGGCGCTATTCACCACGATTCTGGGCATCGAATTGGATTTGATGACCCCGCGCGATTTCATCCAACACCCCAACCGGTGGGTTGAGCGCATCAGCCGCCAGCCGGGGGATGAGAAGAAAACCTATACCGCCGTGCCCAATTTCGCCCTGGAATTGGCCGCGCGCTACGGCAAGGACGCGGATTTCTCCAACGTCGATGGCATCCTCATTGGTTCTGAGCCGGTGACGGAACCAGCCGTGCAGAAATTCCTGGACACCTTCAGCGTCGAGCGCTCCGTGCTGCGCCCTTCCTATGGTTTGGCGGAAGCCACCCTCATCGTTTCTACCGCACAGGGTGACAAGCGCCCGATCATCTCCCACTTCAACCGCGAGAAATTGGCGGACGGTAAGGCGGTTATTGAAGAAAAGTCTGCGGCAACGGTTGCCTTCGCCTCGAATGGCCAGGGCGTCTCGTTCCAGCACCTAGCCATCGTGGATCCTGAAACCAAGGCCGAGGTCCCAGAAGGCACCATTGGTGAAATCTGGGTGCATGGGCAAAATATGGCAACGGGCTATCTCAACCGCCCGGAAGAAACCGCAGCTACCTTCCGCAATACCCTGGGTGAGCGCATCCAGGATGGCCTGCCGGAGGATGATTGGTGGATGGCCACCGGCGATCTCGCCACCATCATCGAGGGCGAGCTGTATATCACCGGGCGGCTTAAGGATCTCATCGTCGTCGCCGGGCGCAACCACTACCCGCAAGATATTGAAGGCACCGTGCAGGACGCATCCGCGCACGTGCGCCCAGATTCCGTCGCCGCCTTTGCCGTAGAGGGCGAAAACTCAGAGTCCTTGGTTCTCTTGGTGGAGCGCGCCGATGACGCGGATCCATCTGGCGACGCCGCCGCCGGTGAGGCGATTCGCACGGCCGTGACGAAGAATCACGGCATTACCCCGAGCGATATCGTGTGGAAGGCGCCGGGCGAAATTAAGCGCACCTCCTCGCATAAGATTGCCCGCCGCGTGGCAAAAAAGGACTACCAAGCTTAA
- a CDS encoding cutinase family protein → MRKIITVVAVLALLVVIGAGAVHYLTTSDSAGPSAPEESESAAPPEPSQPDWCPAVEFISAPGTWESAADDDPLNPSANPRSFMLSVTQPLREAYGDDVKVWTLPYTAQFKNINAQEEMSYDDSRNEGTAKMNEELRGMHDSCPQTKFILSGFSQGAVIAGDVADDIGGGEGVIPAENIAGVALIADGRRENGVGQNPGHALGGIGAEIALEPVSGLVQPIVPGATMRGARPHGFGELADRTYQICAPDDSVCDAPTGVGNGLERAKDLIGANGVHAQYASNDGVIDGTTANQWVVDWAHRVIDAV, encoded by the coding sequence ATGCGAAAAATCATTACCGTCGTTGCCGTCCTCGCCCTCCTCGTTGTGATCGGCGCGGGGGCGGTGCACTACCTCACGACCTCGGACTCGGCGGGGCCTAGCGCCCCCGAGGAGTCAGAGTCTGCGGCACCACCGGAACCATCTCAGCCGGATTGGTGCCCAGCAGTGGAGTTTATTTCCGCGCCAGGCACCTGGGAATCCGCGGCAGACGATGATCCCTTGAACCCTTCTGCTAATCCGCGCTCGTTCATGCTGTCTGTTACGCAGCCGTTGCGGGAGGCCTACGGGGATGATGTGAAGGTGTGGACCCTTCCGTATACTGCGCAATTTAAAAATATCAATGCGCAGGAGGAGATGAGCTACGACGATTCCCGCAATGAGGGCACCGCGAAGATGAATGAAGAGCTGCGCGGCATGCACGATAGCTGCCCACAGACCAAGTTCATTTTGAGCGGATTTTCCCAAGGTGCGGTCATCGCCGGCGATGTGGCCGATGATATTGGCGGTGGCGAAGGCGTGATCCCGGCGGAAAATATCGCTGGCGTGGCGCTGATCGCAGATGGCCGGCGTGAAAACGGCGTGGGCCAAAATCCAGGCCACGCGCTCGGCGGAATCGGTGCCGAGATTGCCTTGGAGCCCGTCTCCGGGCTCGTCCAGCCCATCGTGCCTGGAGCGACCATGCGCGGCGCGCGCCCGCATGGCTTCGGCGAGCTCGCGGATAGGACCTACCAGATCTGTGCCCCGGATGACTCCGTGTGTGATGCTCCCACCGGCGTGGGCAATGGTTTGGAACGCGCCAAGGATTTGATCGGGGCCAATGGGGTGCATGCGCAGTACGCCAGCAATGACGGCGTGATTGATGGGACTACTGCAAACCAGTGGGTCGTGGACTGGGCCCACCGGGTCATCGACGCCGTGTAA
- a CDS encoding alpha/beta hydrolase-fold protein, giving the protein MRKNTSPGKARKGLAVAAVPTAIAVGLALLPNATAQSSLGDISSAQPGGGGSLSDHFAPKDPPARTPVETEYPEVEGLPDGVKINRVEYLSNRHLMVYIKSAAMPDQEQKVQIQLARDWYSQPEKKFPEVWALDGLRARDDESGWTIETNILNQYADRNVNLIMPVGGESSFYSDWQQPDAGKNYKWETFLTKELVPILDKEYRSNQKRAVTGLSMGGTAAINLAERNPYLFGFVGSFSGYLDTTTRGMPQAIMAAQRDAGGFDSRKMWGEPASQDWIDHDPKLGIENLKDMQVYVSAGNGKDDFGNATSVAKGQASLAGMGLEVISRMSTQTFVDYAKRANVEPVVQFRPSGVHSWEFWQFEMQNAWPYIADALNIDKADRGADCQTEGEIAKATKEGHIGSCLNNEYDVADKGKAQDFETGTAYWSPETGAHALHGRIGARYAEIGGPTSWLGFPKSDELKTPDGKGRFVHFEHGSIYWSPETGAWEITSDMFKKWGEKGYEGGDLKYPTGAVKKVGEGFTQEFQNGILTRNPDGKNQVSFGAIGKKYKDMGGVESPLGFPTDGEKKVEGGFFQEFEHGSIYWSPESGAHYILKGAIMDEWGKKGWEHGEFGWPTSDYSEIAAGGLKQEFQHGTISEVMGRVQTEKK; this is encoded by the coding sequence ATGCGCAAAAACACTTCCCCGGGCAAGGCCCGCAAGGGGCTTGCGGTAGCAGCCGTACCGACCGCCATCGCCGTTGGACTGGCCCTGCTGCCCAATGCCACAGCCCAAAGCTCACTTGGTGATATTAGCTCTGCTCAGCCAGGCGGTGGCGGCAGCCTGTCTGACCACTTTGCGCCCAAGGATCCGCCGGCTCGTACCCCAGTGGAGACCGAGTACCCAGAGGTAGAGGGCCTGCCGGATGGCGTAAAGATCAACCGTGTGGAGTACCTGTCCAACCGCCACCTGATGGTCTATATCAAGTCCGCAGCGATGCCGGATCAAGAGCAAAAGGTGCAGATCCAGCTCGCGCGCGACTGGTATTCGCAGCCGGAAAAGAAGTTCCCTGAGGTATGGGCGCTCGACGGCCTGCGCGCCCGCGATGACGAGTCCGGATGGACCATTGAGACCAATATCCTCAACCAGTACGCGGACCGCAACGTCAACCTCATCATGCCGGTGGGCGGCGAATCCTCCTTCTACTCCGACTGGCAGCAGCCGGATGCAGGCAAGAACTACAAGTGGGAGACCTTCCTGACCAAGGAATTGGTTCCCATCTTGGATAAGGAATACCGCTCCAACCAGAAGCGCGCGGTCACTGGGCTGTCCATGGGCGGTACCGCTGCGATCAACCTGGCGGAGCGCAACCCGTACCTGTTTGGTTTCGTGGGCTCGTTCTCCGGCTACCTTGATACGACCACCCGCGGCATGCCGCAGGCCATCATGGCTGCGCAGCGCGATGCCGGTGGCTTCGATTCCCGCAAGATGTGGGGCGAGCCGGCCTCGCAGGACTGGATCGACCACGATCCAAAGCTGGGCATCGAAAACCTCAAGGACATGCAGGTCTATGTCTCTGCCGGTAACGGCAAGGATGACTTTGGCAATGCCACCTCCGTGGCCAAGGGCCAGGCAAGCTTGGCCGGCATGGGCTTGGAGGTCATCTCCCGTATGTCCACCCAGACCTTCGTGGATTACGCGAAGCGCGCCAATGTGGAACCGGTGGTGCAATTCCGCCCCTCCGGCGTGCACAGCTGGGAATTCTGGCAATTTGAGATGCAAAATGCATGGCCCTACATTGCGGATGCCCTCAACATTGACAAGGCCGACCGCGGTGCGGACTGTCAGACCGAAGGCGAGATCGCCAAGGCCACCAAGGAAGGCCACATCGGTTCCTGCCTGAATAACGAATATGACGTTGCCGATAAGGGCAAGGCACAAGACTTCGAAACCGGTACGGCGTACTGGTCCCCGGAGACCGGTGCGCACGCCCTGCACGGCCGCATTGGCGCCCGCTATGCGGAAATCGGTGGTCCTACCTCCTGGTTGGGCTTCCCGAAGTCCGATGAGCTTAAAACGCCAGATGGCAAGGGACGCTTCGTGCACTTCGAACACGGTTCCATTTACTGGAGCCCAGAGACCGGCGCCTGGGAAATTACCAGCGACATGTTCAAGAAGTGGGGCGAGAAGGGCTACGAAGGCGGCGATCTGAAGTACCCGACCGGCGCGGTCAAGAAGGTGGGCGAAGGCTTTACCCAGGAATTCCAAAACGGCATTCTGACCCGCAACCCGGACGGCAAGAACCAGGTGTCCTTTGGTGCCATTGGCAAAAAGTACAAGGATATGGGCGGTGTCGAATCCCCACTGGGCTTCCCCACGGACGGCGAGAAGAAGGTCGAGGGCGGCTTCTTCCAGGAGTTTGAACATGGCTCCATCTACTGGTCCCCAGAATCCGGCGCGCACTACATCTTGAAGGGCGCCATCATGGATGAATGGGGTAAGAAGGGCTGGGAGCACGGCGAATTTGGCTGGCCCACCTCTGATTACTCCGAAATCGCAGCTGGTGGATTGAAGCAGGAGTTCCAGCACGGAACGATCAGTGAAGTCATGGGCCGCGTACAGACTGAAAAGAAGTAA
- a CDS encoding alpha/beta hydrolase, whose amino-acid sequence MTASIRGRVLSVIMAVAVALGLAVVAGGTQQAHAAHRDFLRADNTGTCEWDQVGWWVQRCDVWSQSMGRNIPVQIQPAKNGGNAGLYLLDGLRATDRTNAWVNDVNAARTYEPHNITLVMPVGGESSFYADWQAPAKYDPNEPVNYKWETFLTSELPAYLESNFGVARNNNSIAGLSMGAGSALTLAAKHNDQFRQALSFSGYLTTTVPGAQTFMRFAMLDAGGFNINAMYGSLFNPKRFQNDPLLLIPQLRNTDVYISAATGIPGDLDRQRYLPEHQAAGAALEVGSRITTHVWEGAARLQGLNPTVDYPAQGLHNWLQFGYQLEKSKPQVLNVMNAW is encoded by the coding sequence ATGACTGCATCTATTAGGGGTCGCGTCCTTTCGGTCATCATGGCAGTCGCCGTAGCGCTGGGTCTTGCCGTAGTGGCAGGCGGCACCCAGCAGGCGCACGCAGCTCACCGCGATTTCTTGCGTGCGGACAATACTGGCACGTGCGAGTGGGACCAGGTGGGCTGGTGGGTCCAGCGCTGCGACGTGTGGTCTCAGTCGATGGGCCGCAATATCCCAGTGCAGATCCAGCCCGCAAAGAATGGCGGCAACGCTGGCCTGTACCTCTTGGACGGACTGCGTGCGACCGACCGCACCAACGCGTGGGTCAATGACGTCAACGCGGCACGTACCTACGAGCCGCACAATATCACCCTGGTCATGCCGGTAGGCGGCGAGTCCTCCTTCTACGCTGACTGGCAGGCACCCGCTAAGTACGACCCGAACGAGCCGGTCAACTACAAGTGGGAGACCTTCCTGACCAGCGAGCTTCCCGCCTACTTGGAGAGCAACTTCGGCGTGGCCCGCAATAATAACTCCATTGCTGGCCTGTCCATGGGCGCTGGTTCTGCTTTGACCTTGGCTGCAAAGCACAATGACCAGTTCCGCCAGGCGCTGTCCTTCTCCGGCTACTTGACCACGACGGTGCCGGGCGCGCAGACCTTCATGCGCTTTGCCATGCTGGATGCCGGCGGGTTCAACATCAACGCGATGTACGGCTCGCTGTTTAACCCGAAGCGCTTCCAGAATGACCCCTTGCTGCTCATCCCGCAGCTGCGCAATACCGATGTCTACATCTCCGCCGCAACCGGTATCCCGGGCGACCTTGACCGCCAGCGCTACCTCCCAGAGCACCAAGCAGCCGGTGCTGCCCTTGAGGTCGGTTCCCGCATCACCACCCACGTCTGGGAAGGTGCAGCTCGCCTGCAGGGCCTGAACCCGACCGTGGACTACCCGGCACAGGGGCTGCACAACTGGCTACAGTTTGGCTACCAGCTGGAGAAGTCGAAGCCGCAGGTTCTCAACGTTATGAACGCTTGGTAA
- a CDS encoding decaprenyl-phosphate phosphoribosyltransferase — protein sequence MSEAENQHFLYSEPHTSGVDTGRKRKPPKNLADGMVKALRPKQWVKNILVLAAPAAAGADSLFHGRVLVDVLLAFIVFCLGASSIYLINDAKDWREDQEHPTKRFRPIASGVLPIKVAYVMAVVLVGLSIGLSFLATAGLELAIVMAVYIALQLGYCFGWKHIPVIDIALVSSGFMLRTMAGGVAADIELSQWFLLVAAFGSLFMASGKRYAEILLVEKTGAKIRKSLQGYTPTYLRFVWTLAATAVVVFYSLWGFELANAATSGGVWYQISMVPFTIAILRYAADVDRGQGGAPEEIALGDRTLQFLAIAWLACIAMAVYVMPLF from the coding sequence ATGAGTGAGGCTGAGAATCAGCACTTTCTCTATTCGGAGCCGCATACGTCCGGTGTCGATACCGGCCGCAAGCGCAAGCCGCCGAAGAATTTGGCCGATGGCATGGTCAAGGCCCTGCGCCCGAAGCAATGGGTAAAAAACATCCTCGTGCTGGCCGCGCCCGCCGCGGCCGGTGCGGACTCGCTCTTTCACGGGCGCGTGCTTGTCGATGTCCTCCTAGCCTTCATCGTCTTCTGCCTCGGCGCTTCCTCCATTTACCTGATCAATGACGCCAAGGATTGGCGCGAGGACCAGGAGCACCCGACCAAGCGCTTCCGCCCTATCGCCTCGGGCGTGCTGCCCATCAAGGTGGCCTATGTCATGGCCGTGGTGCTCGTTGGCCTGTCCATCGGGCTGTCCTTCTTGGCCACCGCGGGGCTAGAGCTGGCCATCGTCATGGCGGTCTACATCGCCCTGCAGCTGGGCTATTGCTTTGGCTGGAAGCACATTCCGGTCATCGATATCGCTCTGGTCTCCTCCGGATTCATGCTGCGCACCATGGCCGGCGGCGTGGCCGCCGATATTGAGCTTTCGCAATGGTTCTTGCTGGTCGCCGCCTTTGGCTCGCTGTTTATGGCCTCTGGTAAGCGCTATGCCGAAATTTTGCTGGTGGAAAAGACCGGCGCGAAGATCCGCAAATCCTTGCAGGGATATACGCCGACCTACCTGCGCTTTGTGTGGACGCTGGCGGCCACCGCCGTGGTGGTCTTCTACTCCCTGTGGGGCTTTGAGCTGGCGAATGCCGCAACCTCCGGTGGCGTGTGGTACCAGATTTCCATGGTGCCGTTTACCATCGCCATCCTGCGCTATGCCGCCGACGTGGACCGCGGCCAGGGCGGAGCCCCGGAAGAAATCGCGTTGGGGGACCGCACCCTGCAATTCCTCGCCATCGCCTGGCTGGCCTGTATCGCTATGGCCGTCTACGTCATGCCCTTGTTTTAA
- a CDS encoding phosphatase PAP2 family protein, with amino-acid sequence MPNKLSIAESRVLESIQNAAFDVPGVVPTARGLSHLGEHALGWLGSAALGASLDKKRREDWIRIGAAAFTAHAASVVLKRIVRRKRPDYSYVRVGVKTPSRLSFPSSHATSTTAFLVGLSRLTGSKIPLVGVPVMMASRMVLGVHYPTDTVAGAAIGAATARAMTKEKDA; translated from the coding sequence ATGCCCAATAAGCTTTCCATCGCAGAATCCCGCGTCCTGGAATCCATCCAGAACGCCGCCTTTGACGTGCCGGGTGTCGTGCCCACCGCCCGCGGTTTAAGCCACTTGGGCGAGCACGCCCTGGGCTGGTTGGGCAGCGCGGCCTTAGGCGCCAGCCTGGACAAAAAGCGCCGGGAAGACTGGATTCGGATCGGTGCCGCGGCTTTTACCGCGCATGCGGCAAGCGTGGTGCTCAAGCGCATCGTGCGGCGCAAGCGGCCCGATTATTCCTACGTGCGAGTTGGGGTGAAAACCCCCTCGCGCCTGTCCTTCCCGTCCTCGCATGCCACCTCCACCACCGCCTTCTTGGTGGGCCTTTCCCGCCTGACGGGGTCCAAGATCCCGCTTGTGGGAGTGCCGGTAATGATGGCATCGCGTATGGTGCTCGGGGTGCATTATCCAACCGATACCGTCGCGGGCGCAGCCATTGGCGCTGCCACCGCGCGGGCAATGACGAAGGAGAAAGACGCATGA
- a CDS encoding glycosyltransferase, with product MTANNTSAYEPLQRILLPKRGEPFDVRMLYLIEAEQNRERLSWTNRTAVTIPAGEEASFETYFNAFPASYWRRWSQLRSVVLSLEIEGQANVSLYRSKQDGQRISVANHLVGTGHHEFELPLKNFEDGGWLWFDITAEKETTLSDAAWCSPQAPAAQTLPDGTELAPSEKRVAVGIPTFNRPTDAVAALQALAEDPVVDEIIDFVLMPDQGNQHPADEPGYDEAVDHFGDRFREFRQGNLGGSGGYSRIMYEALENTDSPFILYMDDDIAIEPDSVLRAVQAARYAEKPIIVGGQMLNLQERSQLRTTGEQVNRSDFMWGAAPHAVYDHDFAKYPLRAIGTPETRLDPKKYDSRDLHRRVDVEYNGWWMCLFPRVVAETNGQPLPLFIKWDDTEYSLRAARNGFPTVTWPGAAIWHMAWADKDDAIDWQAYFHLRNRLIVASLYHDGAVSGITRSIFKSTLKHTMCMEYSTMAIQIEAMKDFLAGPDRLFDILDTSLPRIAEIRKNYSDAVIIESADQLPAPTGAPGVPTRNVGGRLGKVKKLPWAAKGLKHLLSKEDPAHHAAPQLNLTPEEARWFTLSRLDSATVSTAGGTGVAFRKRDRDLAKELIAETRGLLKEIEENFDDLRARYRAALPELTARSSWKKVFDAQ from the coding sequence GTGACTGCCAACAACACCTCGGCATATGAGCCCCTGCAGCGAATCTTGCTGCCCAAGCGCGGCGAACCCTTTGACGTACGCATGCTCTACCTCATCGAGGCGGAGCAAAACCGCGAGCGCTTGAGCTGGACAAACCGGACCGCCGTGACCATCCCGGCCGGCGAGGAAGCCTCCTTTGAAACCTACTTCAACGCCTTCCCGGCCTCTTACTGGCGCCGCTGGTCGCAATTGCGCTCGGTGGTTCTAAGCCTGGAGATCGAGGGCCAGGCCAACGTTTCTTTGTACCGTTCCAAGCAGGATGGCCAGCGCATTTCCGTGGCCAACCATCTCGTGGGCACCGGCCACCACGAGTTTGAGCTGCCACTGAAGAACTTCGAGGATGGCGGCTGGCTGTGGTTCGATATCACCGCGGAAAAGGAAACCACGTTGTCGGATGCAGCCTGGTGCTCCCCGCAGGCCCCGGCAGCGCAGACGCTTCCCGATGGCACCGAGCTTGCCCCTTCCGAAAAGCGCGTCGCCGTCGGCATCCCCACCTTCAACCGCCCCACGGACGCCGTCGCCGCCCTGCAGGCGCTGGCAGAAGATCCCGTGGTGGATGAGATCATCGACTTCGTCCTCATGCCGGACCAGGGCAACCAGCACCCAGCCGATGAGCCCGGATACGACGAGGCGGTAGACCACTTTGGCGATCGCTTCCGCGAATTCCGCCAGGGCAACCTCGGCGGTTCCGGTGGTTATTCCCGCATCATGTACGAGGCGCTGGAAAACACCGATTCGCCCTTCATCTTGTACATGGACGATGACATCGCCATCGAGCCGGACTCCGTGCTGCGCGCAGTGCAGGCCGCGCGCTATGCGGAAAAGCCGATCATCGTCGGCGGGCAGATGCTCAACCTGCAGGAGCGCTCCCAGCTGCGCACCACCGGTGAGCAGGTCAATCGCTCCGACTTCATGTGGGGCGCGGCCCCGCACGCCGTGTACGACCACGACTTTGCCAAGTACCCGCTGCGCGCTATTGGCACACCAGAAACCCGCCTGGATCCAAAGAAGTACGATTCCCGCGACCTACACCGCCGCGTGGACGTGGAATATAACGGCTGGTGGATGTGCCTCTTCCCGCGCGTGGTGGCAGAGACCAACGGCCAGCCACTGCCGCTCTTTATCAAGTGGGACGATACCGAGTACTCCCTGCGCGCCGCCCGCAATGGGTTCCCAACCGTGACTTGGCCAGGCGCGGCCATCTGGCACATGGCCTGGGCGGATAAGGACGATGCCATTGACTGGCAGGCCTATTTCCACCTGCGCAACCGCCTGATCGTGGCCTCGCTGTACCACGATGGCGCAGTATCTGGCATTACTAGGTCTATCTTTAAATCCACGCTCAAGCACACTATGTGCATGGAATACTCCACCATGGCCATCCAAATTGAGGCCATGAAGGACTTCCTTGCGGGGCCAGACCGCCTCTTCGATATCTTGGATACCTCGTTGCCGCGCATCGCGGAGATCCGCAAGAACTACTCGGATGCGGTCATCATCGAATCCGCGGATCAGCTGCCAGCGCCGACCGGCGCGCCGGGCGTTCCCACCCGCAATGTGGGCGGCCGCCTGGGCAAGGTCAAAAAGCTGCCGTGGGCGGCCAAGGGCCTTAAGCACCTGCTGAGCAAGGAGGATCCGGCGCACCACGCGGCACCGCAGCTGAACCTCACCCCAGAAGAGGCGCGCTGGTTCACTCTGTCCCGCCTGGATTCCGCCACCGTGTCCACGGCCGGCGGCACGGGCGTAGCCTTCCGCAAGCGCGACCGCGATTTGGCCAAGGAGCTTATCGCCGAAACCCGTGGCCTGCTGAAGGAAATTGAAGAAAACTTCGATGACCTGCGGGCACGCTACCGCGCCGCGTTGCCGGAATTGACGGCGCGGTCCTCTTGGAAGAAGGTTTTTGATGCCCAATAA
- a CDS encoding three-helix bundle dimerization domain-containing protein: MNQFETLRHDLHTKYGHGYTRADIDAKLDEVIAKHTAHAELVEFIPVLVEREVREFFGAHRIHVRFAAGNNHALAKAAADLTKKHAGAALYVDTAAAHPENDGNDHLAHVMSERGMGQAPKKYLEEVRTVAMPDYIVYLGREVERDEAGKDIKIWDIAPAETVEQARELADDLEARVYYMLNKLGIDPVTERVSA; this comes from the coding sequence ATGAACCAGTTTGAAACCCTCCGTCATGACCTACACACCAAGTACGGTCACGGATATACCCGTGCTGACATCGATGCGAAGCTGGACGAGGTCATCGCCAAGCACACCGCCCACGCCGAGCTTGTGGAATTCATCCCCGTGCTGGTAGAGCGCGAGGTGCGCGAGTTCTTCGGTGCCCACCGCATCCACGTTCGCTTCGCCGCGGGCAATAACCACGCCCTGGCCAAGGCTGCAGCGGACCTCACCAAGAAGCACGCCGGTGCGGCGCTCTACGTCGATACCGCCGCCGCGCACCCGGAAAATGACGGCAATGACCACCTGGCCCACGTCATGAGCGAGCGCGGGATGGGTCAGGCTCCCAAGAAGTACCTCGAAGAGGTGCGGACCGTGGCCATGCCGGACTACATCGTGTACCTGGGCCGCGAGGTCGAGCGCGATGAGGCCGGCAAGGACATCAAGATCTGGGACATCGCCCCGGCTGAGACCGTTGAGCAAGCCCGCGAGCTTGCCGATGACCTCGAGGCCCGCGTCTACTACATGCTGAACAAGCTGGGAATCGACCCGGTGACCGAGCGCGTGAGCGCATAA